ctgcagaaaacgaaaccgctcgtcagctcgctaggcgaccagtagtttcagagatatcagcagttgagtgaaaaagggtccttttgcattcaaaattcgatatctcgaagacaaatagtcgtatctgacttccgaaaaaagcaaattgaagctGAATGAACAGGCTATGCGACCTATGCATTGGTTtagctcgaaaaatttttttcatgcccgtagagcgaaaaaaaaatgtaaaaaattttgaaaattttttcttcgtgctttatccaagaattgcatggctaccggtgctcagaaaaatttttaaccaaaaaattctaaaactagagtcttcaagcttcaaaagctatgtttttttatttcctgtacgaccatttttcactaaaatacagcctgttgaaaattggcaaaaaatttagaaaatttttttgttcctttaatttttgcgagaagtgtacataatatttgtttgattCGTAATGACCATATTGATATCCCACTTATTGTACAACCAAATGAACttatacaaaatgttaatGAAAACACACCTTAAGTTTTACAACAAGAAGGCATTCAAAAACGCAACGCAATTGTACATTATTTGCAAGttgaaaataaagtataaaattatagaacattattgcttttattcattttcttttattatccattctcatttctacaaaaattgtttgcattgcttgtactatataaataaaataaaacaatacaaCATATTGCTttcaacattatatttatgattttatttttaattgtaataaattttagtagtCTACTAAATCTACTATCACAATctcataataacaatattttatatattgcataGCATCTTCATATAAGGCATAGCATCTTCTCATTACCACAATTAAGTTAACTATCATATTGacattctaaattttatagaataaatctcagaataatataaaattcctATCTAGTTTTCTTAGCTATATCTTAGATacattaaatcataaaatttgttttacttaaaacaaaaaatacttaaaacaagttaattaacataaagaacaaaaatttacttagaacaagttaattaacaaaaaatactttttaataaaaattttctttaaaaaaactaaagataactttgtatacatttttcgAAACCCTTAATGAcagaaatgattaaaaaaattttttattataaattataaacataatttattgtatatattttttaagcatttttattatattattttttaagtatttctgTCATTAagttttcgatatttttaagatGGACCATTTTCTCTTCATGCCTCTTGTGTTCtgcttctttcttttctactttaagttttaaagattttttgaaatactCTTCCACAACGCTATGAAGTTTTTGTTTTCTCATTTCTGTAAATAAAGTTGATAATTacaaagttaataattataaaaagagcATACTACCCAACAATACATacaatagtataatataaattgtaatttaaaaaatttaattagtgcagatatttttatatcattttttacagattttataattatttaattgtttaataacttattataacaatatgtaatttaaaaattataatatacaattattatattttatataattaagcaCCTGATTTTCCCGGattatcattttctttattttcattcGCATCGTTATTATCAGTTATGCCACTCCCAGCTGTCGCTATTGGTTCAACCCAAGGTTTAGTCCCAAATATCTCATGCATAATCTATCGGAAAAATTGTCTTtgcttgtaaaatatttaataataacaagttAAAAGTTAGATTAATAGGTTTTTATAGCAAAAAAGCAGTCTACTTCAATctaaactaaatataattacatttaatataaattgtattactactaaataataatatacctCATAATATTCCCAATTTCTCCTATTGTTTCCTGATTTCTTGTTATGATCGGTAATAACTTCGTACGTTCGTTTCAGACATTGAAATTTTGTCGAACATTTTATTGCAGATATCTGGTATCCTGATTTTGCcatttttttcgataaataaTTCCAACATTGTTTTGAACTAATTTTTAGATTGTTGAACATTTCCATATActctttgtataaattaatgagtAATAATGTTTCATTACGAGACCATAAATGTTGATCTgaaagcaaaataatattgtattatcttgtttgataatatgtttatttgaaCTTTTACCTTTCATATCCAAAACCAAATCGCTTGCAGTACTAGAATCTGCAATCGCTGTACCATCTGGAAACATATATAcagtggaaccccgcgttagcggactgttcggggctctggtccgctaacgcggggttatctcctattgcttggtttcaTTCCCACTCCGTGAAATTCAGGGACGTAACGGTATTGCCATCTAACCAATTAATGTTTACAGATTaaggccttcggcccccctcccgcacccaccccgtccaagtcgctaacctatgtggactttactctgcttgcagtgtacatggattgcatttggtccgtgcgcacgtgcagtgtgcgcatgtgcagtgtgcgcatttggtccgtgtgcatttggtccgtgcgcatttggtctgtgtccgtttcgcactgtgtccgtttcgctctgtgcgcatttggtctgtctccgtttgttactgtgtccatttcgcactgtgtccgtttcactttgtgcgcatttggtctgtgtccgtttgttactgtgtccgtttggtctgtgtccgtttgttactgtgtccgtttcactcagcctgctgtgtccgtttattattgtgcgcatctgggacgctccccgTAGTAACACTCTGCtttaataacacaggcacacacaaaaaaagtggttgatccggcggactagactagtcaatccttatgtatttcgacccgctgaatccgaatccaaggttagaattgcaaagttagctcgcatttcctaacctcaaaaaaattttttttaaatattggtccggcggaccagacaagtcaatccttatgtattttgacctgctgaatccgaatccaaggttagaattgcaaagttagctcgcatttcctaacttcaaaaaaattttttttaaatattggtccggcggaccagactagtcaatccttatgtattttgacccgttgaaaccgaatccaaggtcagaattgctgaattggctcattttatcctaacctcaaaaaaaaattttttttataatgttggtccggcggaacAAAATagtctatctttatgtattttgacccgctgaatccaaattcaaggtcagaattgctgaattggctcattttttcctaacctcaaaaaacatcttgtaaaagcagtttggatcacaaatgtataatccggaacgtgcaggcttgcgtacCCTATACTGTAAAAAAACACGTATTTAAAACACTTAATGAATCACATCACGAAATCACGTAAAAGTAAAGTAATTAATGGCATAATTATCACGTAACAAATTGTTCCAAATCGGtacgtaatttaaaaaaatcacgtaatttggaaaattacgtggcgttagaaaattttgtgattttgAAAAAGCATGATTTGATCTATAAAAAATGGcccataatttaaattttttttaaagattacacATTATATTAGAGATTCTTGATATCTTCATTCTtcaaaaagaacattttaggatattaaattataggatctattacttttatattaagtttttaaaaagttttgttttaatttataatttttttattattgttgcatctagatataataatcaaattttaaagagCTGAATGgcagaattagaaaaaagaaaaaatatatagttttgaTTTAGACGTTTACtaatcttaataaatgtagtaatgcaattaattcaattaatttacatataatttacatgCTAGTacaaattaagtaattttgtataaagttataaacgAGTTATAAATACGAGACCTTATAATGTTATAAGGGCtcgtatatgtgtgtgtgtgtgtgtgtgtgtgtgtgtgtgtgtgtgtgtgtgtgtgtgtgtgtgtgtgtgtgtgtgtgtgtgtgtgtgtgtacataattttatatatatatatgtatatacacacgcATACATCGTCAAGTGTCAACTCGTGGCGAAGGAAATTCGCCGTCGGGCTATCGAGAAATATTcagcgcgcgagagagaagagTCTGTCTCACACGAGCCGAACGCTCTCGACGGTAGCCGAGACCTGCCGAGAATGTCGAGACGTTGCAGCGTGCTCAAGCGGGTTGAACGCATATGCGGTCGTGTTGCTAGAGTTACTAGCTATCCCCTCCCCATGCGACCGTTGTGCTGCCGGAGCCGCAATCTGCGATCGCTGGTGTGTGTGAGAGTCGGCAGAAGAGCGATCGAGCCATGTAGAAGACTCTCTTGAAGTCCGAATAAAGTCAGATTGTGAAATCAAAGAGCACTCATTTCCAATAACTCCCACAGTAATTGGGGGCTCGTCCGGGAtacttcaaaaaaaaaaaattcggaaGTGATTCtggaaaagagaaaggatAAAAGACGACAAAAGAGGTTAGACGAAAGACGTTAGACTCAAGACGTTAAGAACACGACGAAGGAAGTGAAAAGACGAAGAAGGACAAAGAAAgacgaaaagaaagaagacgTCTGCAACATGGAAACGTGGGGCCAACAACCatcaataaaacaaaaaataaacaccgCATCTAAAACAATAATCACCGCAATGCATCTTCTTGTTTTCGAAGAAGACGGAGATCGAAACAACCGACGACGTTTACGTGAATTCAGTGGCTTCGAATTCCATGACGATTCACCCGAATTCAGAGCCAAGCTGCAGTATGCCGTACGTTTCTCAGTAGGAGATCTAATATCAATATGCAATGTCCTGGGCATTGAATATACAGGTAATGCCGAACAATTAAGAGAAAGAATAGTAAGAGCTCTTACGGACATAAATTCCCTCAGGGAATCAACACACAACGTTAGATGATCAGGACGACGAAAGTGAGGATAACGAAGAAGAAGACGCGAACGAGAGCAGTAAAGACAACGAAGAGGGAGATATGAATGGGACGCAAACAACTAGCGACCAACCGGAAAGAAGCAGAGGATGAAGAGATATGAATCATAACAGTAAACAGTTTGTTTTGAGTTATAGAGACGTTGAAGATTCCGTCCGCTCGTTTAATGGAACGAATGCTTACCCCGTTGAACGATGGATAAATGATTTTGAGGAAGCAACCGTGATGTTCGGATAGAACGACTTACAGAAGGTAGTCTTcgcaaaaaaatctttgaaaggCGTCGCTAAGTTATTCATACAAAgtgaaaatgttattaaaacgtggaaaaagttaaagaaCGCTCTGACggaagaattttttacaaaaatcagTAGCGCAGAGCTGCATAAGATGCttgaaaaacgtaaaatagagaaagaagaaacacTACAAGAATATTTCTTGGTTATGAGAGAGCTAGCCTCGAAAGGTGCCATAGAAGCGGATGCATTAATTGAATATGTAATCGACGGCATCAATGATGagataagtaataaaataatcctcTACGGAGCAAAGactataaaagaatttaaagataaactcACTACCTacgaaaaagtaaaaaagagcCATCCAGAAAAGGCACCGAAATATTCCAAGAACCGAGACGAATCAGGGAGGAACTTCGGGAAAAGGTTCTTcgaaggaaaaaagaag
Above is a window of Monomorium pharaonis isolate MP-MQ-018 chromosome 10, ASM1337386v2, whole genome shotgun sequence DNA encoding:
- the LOC118647488 gene encoding uncharacterized protein LOC118647488, producing the protein MEMFNNLKISSKQCWNYLSKKMAKSGYQISAIKCSTKFQCLKRTYEVITDHNKKSGNNRRNWEYYEIMHEIFGTKPWVEPIATAGSGITDNNDANENKENDNPGKSGA